In Bdellovibrio svalbardensis, a single genomic region encodes these proteins:
- a CDS encoding alpha/beta fold hydrolase produces MLKKTTKKEGLPSRRPFIIFTFVLSSPSASKGSLPVANLVPKQWVLVRGIMSEAFHWWDFLPQLQARFPQDQFHTADILGNGRHHQHSTPLNLKKNIHALREQVPAEGKKILLGFSLGGMLSLEWAHHHPDEVEAVILINCSLNNSPVYKRITPYSLKQIFHSSLQKDISRREEMIIRMTTSGIPQERIEQVASHWGPRGVEYPVKPINFLWQLFLAAQVPQRPTPPAPVLVLSSGKDKVVHPECSQKIAEVWNLPLVRHPEAGHDLTLEDPQWVLEQVERFVRR; encoded by the coding sequence GTGTTAAAAAAAACGACAAAAAAAGAAGGATTGCCAAGCCGGCGTCCATTCATTATTTTTACCTTTGTCCTCTCATCACCTTCGGCTAGTAAAGGGTCATTACCGGTGGCTAATCTTGTTCCTAAACAATGGGTCCTCGTCAGAGGAATAATGAGCGAAGCTTTTCACTGGTGGGATTTTCTTCCCCAGTTGCAAGCCCGTTTCCCGCAGGATCAATTCCACACGGCAGATATTCTTGGCAATGGCCGCCATCATCAGCACAGCACGCCCTTGAACTTGAAAAAAAATATCCATGCTCTACGCGAACAAGTTCCCGCTGAAGGTAAGAAAATTCTTTTGGGATTTTCTTTGGGGGGGATGCTTTCATTAGAGTGGGCTCATCACCATCCTGATGAAGTCGAAGCGGTGATTCTGATTAATTGCAGTTTGAATAACTCCCCAGTTTACAAACGCATTACTCCCTACTCGCTGAAGCAGATCTTTCACTCTTCGTTGCAGAAAGATATTTCAAGACGAGAAGAGATGATTATCCGTATGACCACGTCCGGAATTCCCCAAGAGCGTATTGAACAAGTCGCTTCTCATTGGGGCCCTCGCGGAGTTGAATATCCGGTGAAGCCCATTAATTTTTTATGGCAGCTTTTTTTGGCGGCACAAGTCCCACAGCGCCCCACGCCGCCAGCACCTGTGTTGGTTCTATCTTCGGGCAAAGATAAGGTCGTCCATCCTGAATGTTCGCAAAAAATTGCGGAGGTGTGGAATCTTCCTCTGGTCCGTCATCCTGAGGCAGGCCATGATTTGACCCTGGAAGATCCACAATGGGTCTTGGAGCAAGTCGAAAGATTTGTTCGTCGTTAA
- a CDS encoding PAS domain-containing hybrid sensor histidine kinase/response regulator translates to MDSASYLKTLISRWGVELSLVALLALAFSLFQDTKLFETASAPITPLSDEAAKSVKDLVKIFDKAKLHQRSYLKTRSNEDLQVYNQQVTLVNTKMVELTQGVKENPEQQLPVYHFNQLVWGEFDNLNKELTAGKISRNPAQADKLYQTAEGLLKVSLAPKTAFLKFGGVSLSKAECAALVALLLFITMFISRQWHRDEFLEQKSESLTLKNRSLFLDTLLASMSEALIVIDQDGHFTQYNAAAQRIVGTRIKDVFNDWSLHELGFYNVTTGVPFSKEELPFYKALYGETVDDLEIFVKNAAHPEGMYISLSSRCINDIDGSIRGALVVFRDITRRKQIEKEYQKAREAAVEASLKKSDFLAAMSHEIRTPMNGVIGMTTLLADTSLNEEQKEYVGTVKRSAESLLMLINDILDYSKIEAGKISLDPQPFDLRFLVRDMTEIFKPVVSEKGIHFELTMNERSAWNFIGDQGRLRQVLVNLLGNAVKFTSVGTVELAISQFNQKNGKSLLRFEVKDTGPGLREEDRKSLFQKYFQTKDGMKVGGTGLGLSISKQLVDLMGGSIGVESVFQAGSTFWFTVELPQCQAQDLPRSSEVAFAKLFKGHVLVAEDQLVNQRVAISYLQKLGLTVEIAAQGRLALDKVRTGNYDLVFMDCQMPVMNGFESTREIRKFESEAQRNRTPIIALTANGVSSEEHTYKEAGMDDYLAKPLELSRLIEVLHRWLQPNVEVIDLSVIEKLQKFVVKDQNLIAALIEDFELSAPGLIQTMNEAASTGELQAVSEAAHALKSASASLGAKPLAELCQEIEDCNNSQKAKELVAQIELHYTRSLNELNKRKMIWQKSS, encoded by the coding sequence ATGGATTCGGCATCTTACCTGAAAACTTTGATCTCCCGTTGGGGGGTGGAATTAAGCCTGGTCGCCTTGCTGGCACTGGCTTTTTCGTTATTTCAGGATACCAAGCTTTTTGAAACCGCGTCCGCACCAATCACACCATTAAGTGATGAGGCGGCAAAGTCAGTCAAAGATTTGGTGAAGATTTTCGATAAAGCAAAATTGCATCAACGAAGCTACCTGAAAACGCGGTCGAATGAGGATCTTCAGGTTTACAATCAGCAAGTGACTCTGGTGAACACCAAAATGGTGGAGCTTACCCAAGGGGTCAAAGAAAATCCTGAGCAACAACTTCCGGTGTATCATTTCAATCAACTGGTTTGGGGTGAGTTCGATAATTTAAATAAAGAGCTCACGGCAGGTAAGATCAGCCGAAATCCAGCACAAGCTGATAAACTCTACCAAACAGCAGAAGGTCTTTTGAAGGTGTCTTTGGCACCTAAGACAGCATTTTTAAAATTTGGTGGTGTGAGCCTTTCAAAGGCCGAGTGCGCCGCTTTGGTTGCATTGCTGTTGTTCATTACCATGTTTATCAGTCGTCAATGGCATCGCGATGAATTCTTGGAGCAGAAATCCGAATCTTTAACCTTAAAAAATCGCTCGCTCTTTTTAGACACGCTTTTGGCTAGCATGAGTGAGGCCTTGATAGTGATCGACCAAGACGGCCACTTTACTCAGTATAATGCGGCTGCGCAAAGAATTGTCGGCACCAGAATTAAAGATGTCTTCAATGATTGGAGCTTGCACGAGCTTGGCTTCTATAACGTCACCACCGGAGTCCCGTTCAGCAAAGAGGAATTGCCGTTTTATAAAGCCTTGTACGGAGAGACGGTGGACGATCTGGAGATCTTTGTCAAAAATGCTGCACATCCAGAAGGGATGTATATCAGTTTAAGCAGTCGCTGCATTAACGATATCGATGGCAGTATTCGTGGAGCCCTGGTGGTTTTCCGTGATATCACGCGCCGAAAGCAAATTGAAAAAGAATATCAGAAGGCCCGGGAAGCGGCGGTCGAAGCTTCTTTGAAAAAGTCTGATTTCCTGGCAGCCATGAGCCATGAGATCCGCACGCCAATGAACGGTGTGATTGGTATGACCACGCTGTTGGCAGACACCTCGCTGAATGAAGAACAGAAGGAATACGTCGGAACAGTGAAGAGATCGGCGGAGTCTCTCTTGATGCTCATCAATGACATTCTGGATTATTCGAAAATTGAAGCAGGCAAGATCTCACTTGACCCTCAGCCTTTTGATTTAAGATTTTTGGTTCGTGATATGACAGAGATCTTTAAGCCCGTCGTTTCAGAAAAAGGTATTCATTTTGAATTGACCATGAACGAGCGCTCGGCTTGGAACTTTATCGGGGATCAAGGACGCTTGCGTCAGGTTTTGGTGAATCTGCTAGGCAATGCCGTCAAGTTTACGTCGGTAGGGACTGTGGAGTTGGCGATCTCACAGTTTAATCAGAAAAATGGAAAGTCTTTATTGCGCTTTGAAGTGAAGGACACAGGGCCAGGTCTTCGCGAAGAAGATCGCAAGTCTCTCTTTCAAAAATATTTTCAAACCAAAGATGGCATGAAGGTGGGCGGCACTGGCTTGGGCCTTTCCATTTCAAAGCAGTTAGTGGATCTGATGGGGGGAAGTATTGGCGTGGAAAGTGTCTTCCAGGCGGGTTCGACTTTCTGGTTCACGGTGGAGTTGCCGCAGTGCCAAGCTCAGGATTTGCCACGCAGTTCGGAAGTGGCATTTGCGAAGTTGTTTAAAGGTCACGTTTTGGTGGCGGAAGATCAACTCGTGAATCAGCGGGTGGCGATCAGTTATTTGCAGAAGTTGGGCCTAACGGTCGAGATCGCGGCGCAGGGGCGGTTGGCATTGGATAAAGTCCGGACCGGCAACTATGATCTCGTTTTTATGGACTGTCAGATGCCGGTCATGAACGGCTTTGAATCGACCCGTGAAATCCGAAAGTTCGAATCAGAAGCGCAGCGAAACAGAACTCCAATTATAGCTTTGACTGCAAATGGCGTCAGTTCTGAAGAGCATACTTATAAAGAGGCCGGAATGGATGACTATCTGGCCAAACCTTTAGAACTTTCAAGGTTGATTGAGGTCTTGCATCGCTGGCTGCAGCCAAATGTTGAAGTGATTGATTTGAGCGTTATTGAAAAGTTGCAAAAGTTTGTCGTGAAGGATCAGAACTTGATTGCGGCCCTCATCGAAGATTTTGAGCTGTCGGCGCCGGGATTGATTCAGACCATGAATGAGGCAGCGAGCACCGGCGAATTACAGGCAGTTTCAGAGGCCGCTCATGCATTGAAGTCCGCTAGCGCTTCGTTAGGGGCAAAGCCTCTCGCTGAGCTCTGCCAGGAAATTGAAGACTGTAATAACTCACAGAAAGCGAAAGAACTTGTCGCTCAAATTGAATTGCACTACACGAGAAGTCTGAATGAACTGAATAAGAGGAAAATGATATGGCAAAAATCCTCATAG
- a CDS encoding response regulator, whose protein sequence is MAKILIVDDQKSVLMTLEALLSPEGHIVVAATNAIDALHHLATEPFDLVITDAIMPGGGDGYALTRTIRKQPKVANLPVILLTGKREKSDVEKGIESGVNDYVVKPIDPELLLAKIRNLLSIESANAMKFIEAPVSFKAEWETKTEVVSVSEMGFTLHSNTPMPLGRIVRLNSPVFADIGIEKMPLRVDSCEELAGPDSGFKIHAQFVGLTEKELTPLRLWIRKKSI, encoded by the coding sequence ATGGCAAAAATCCTCATAGTCGACGATCAAAAAAGTGTCTTGATGACCTTAGAGGCTCTTCTAAGTCCAGAGGGGCATATTGTGGTTGCCGCGACGAATGCGATCGATGCCCTTCATCATTTGGCAACAGAGCCCTTTGATTTGGTTATCACCGATGCGATCATGCCGGGAGGCGGGGATGGCTATGCATTGACCCGCACCATTCGTAAGCAGCCCAAGGTCGCAAATCTTCCGGTCATTCTGTTGACCGGAAAACGCGAAAAAAGTGACGTTGAAAAGGGCATTGAATCTGGGGTGAATGATTACGTCGTAAAACCTATTGATCCAGAACTACTATTGGCTAAGATTCGCAATCTCTTATCGATTGAGTCAGCCAATGCCATGAAGTTTATTGAAGCCCCGGTCAGTTTCAAAGCAGAATGGGAGACGAAGACTGAAGTGGTTTCTGTTTCGGAGATGGGATTCACTTTACATTCAAATACGCCGATGCCACTGGGGCGAATTGTGCGCTTAAATAGTCCGGTCTTTGCTGACATTGGAATTGAAAAGATGCCACTGCGTGTGGATTCGTGCGAAGAACTGGCGGGCCCAGACAGTGGCTTTAAGATTCATGCTCAATTTGTGGGGCTGACCGAAAAGGAATTGACGCCGCTCCGTCTTTGGATTCGCAAAAAATCAATTTAA